From Arcticibacter tournemirensis, one genomic window encodes:
- a CDS encoding CopD family protein has product MYLYIKAIHIIFVVCWMAGLFYIVRIFIYHIEAREREEDVQKILFPQFALMASRLWNIITVPAMILTVLAGIAMLYLNPYLFQADWMLVKLGFVVGLLIYHFVCQHVMIQLRNGIFSWTSTQLRIWNEVATILLVAIVFVVVLKNALNWIYGIIGLFLFIFIIMMGVKIYKYYRLKK; this is encoded by the coding sequence CTGTACTTATATATAAAAGCGATCCATATTATTTTTGTAGTCTGCTGGATGGCTGGCTTATTCTATATTGTCAGGATTTTTATTTATCATATCGAAGCGAGAGAGAGGGAAGAGGATGTACAAAAGATCCTCTTCCCTCAATTTGCCCTTATGGCCAGCCGCTTGTGGAATATTATCACTGTGCCGGCAATGATACTTACAGTTCTGGCGGGCATCGCGATGTTATATCTTAACCCATACCTTTTTCAAGCCGACTGGATGCTGGTGAAACTGGGCTTCGTAGTTGGATTGCTCATTTATCATTTCGTGTGCCAGCATGTGATGATCCAGCTCAGGAATGGTATCTTTTCATGGACCTCTACGCAGCTGCGCATCTGGAATGAAGTTGCCACCATTCTGCTGGTTGCTATTGTCTTTGTTGTTGTCCTGAAGAACGCACTTAACTGGATATACGGCATCATAGGCCTCTTTCTTTTCATCTTCATTATCATGATGGGAGTAAAGATTTACAAATATTACCGTCTGAAGAAGTAA
- the hemE gene encoding uroporphyrinogen decarboxylase, producing MSTKQQDSLFIKAAFSQPTERPPVWMMRQAGRFMKEYWDIKNRYSFLEMCKTPEIAADVTMLPVDLLGIDAAILFSDILVTAEAMGGDLSFTQGVGPRFSNPVRTSDDVDRLETGVVRKLQYVADAIKIVQQRLDGKIPLIGFAGSPFTVMSYLVEGGSSKDFKLTKLMLHNEPELAHRLLAKIAEVTTGYLNLQIEAGVDALQIFDSWASALAWDDYKEFSHTYISKIIAGLNRQDIPIISFCKGSSVFAPLMAEAKPDVISVDWNADLLNVKKSLPAGIAVQGNLDPHILYADKKVIKDRIVKLHERMKGENGFIFNLGHGIMPDLPFDNVKYAIDVIKNELT from the coding sequence GTGAGTACTAAGCAACAAGATTCTTTATTTATAAAAGCTGCTTTTTCGCAGCCAACAGAGCGTCCTCCGGTTTGGATGATGCGTCAGGCCGGACGATTTATGAAAGAGTACTGGGACATAAAAAACCGGTATTCATTTCTGGAGATGTGCAAAACGCCGGAAATAGCTGCAGATGTAACCATGCTGCCTGTTGATTTACTCGGAATAGATGCCGCTATCCTCTTCTCTGATATCCTGGTTACCGCCGAGGCCATGGGGGGCGACCTTAGCTTTACACAGGGAGTGGGACCGCGTTTCTCTAATCCGGTAAGAACAAGCGACGATGTTGACAGGCTCGAAACAGGCGTAGTCAGGAAACTTCAGTATGTTGCGGATGCAATTAAGATCGTTCAGCAAAGGCTTGACGGGAAAATTCCTTTAATCGGTTTCGCGGGTTCGCCCTTTACGGTGATGAGCTATCTGGTTGAGGGTGGTTCGTCAAAAGACTTTAAACTTACCAAACTAATGCTTCATAATGAGCCCGAACTGGCTCACCGGCTTTTAGCTAAGATCGCTGAAGTAACAACGGGCTATCTGAACCTTCAGATTGAAGCAGGAGTGGATGCTCTGCAGATATTTGACAGCTGGGCCAGCGCCCTGGCATGGGACGACTATAAAGAGTTTTCACATACGTATATTTCGAAGATCATAGCCGGTCTAAACCGGCAGGACATACCCATAATATCTTTCTGTAAGGGTAGCTCGGTATTCGCCCCTCTGATGGCAGAAGCGAAACCGGATGTTATCTCGGTAGACTGGAACGCCGACCTCCTGAATGTTAAGAAAAGTCTCCCAGCTGGAATTGCAGTACAGGGGAATCTTGATCCTCATATTTTATATGCAGATAAGAAGGTAATTAAAGACCGTATTGTGAAGCTGCATGAGCGCATGAAGGGCGAGAATGGGTTTATTTTCAATCTTGGCCATGGTATCATGCCTGATTTGCCTTTCGATAATGTCAAATACGCCATAGACGTAATTAAAAACGAACTTACATAA
- a CDS encoding tetratricopeptide repeat protein — translation MMTTRTRFAVLAVAVVLLGYTFYERNYEVSAVVGLGIVLLIRGYFKEGTVVLAAKAFRNKEYQKAETLLKEIRNPDYLRKARRGYYEFIYGNIELQRENYNEAELHFQIASRFPLSSENDKGIVLVHLANLNLRKKEYDRAKAYIEIAKDLKISARIQSIIERIEKEIQKP, via the coding sequence ATGATGACTACCAGGACGCGTTTTGCTGTTCTCGCAGTGGCTGTTGTCTTACTGGGATACACCTTTTATGAAAGGAATTACGAGGTTTCAGCCGTGGTAGGGCTGGGGATAGTTCTTCTGATAAGAGGATATTTTAAAGAAGGCACCGTTGTTCTGGCAGCAAAAGCTTTCAGAAATAAGGAATATCAAAAGGCTGAAACGCTTTTAAAGGAGATCAGAAATCCCGATTACTTAAGGAAAGCGAGGAGAGGGTATTACGAGTTTATTTACGGCAATATCGAGCTTCAGAGGGAAAATTATAATGAGGCTGAACTTCATTTTCAGATTGCGAGCCGCTTTCCTTTAAGTTCAGAGAACGATAAAGGAATCGTGCTGGTACACCTGGCCAACCTGAATCTTCGTAAGAAAGAGTACGATAGGGCCAAAGCTTATATTGAGATAGCCAAAGATCTTAAGATTAGCGCCAGAATACAGAGTATTATTGAGAGAATAGAAAAAGAAATACAAAAACCATAG